A DNA window from Candidatus Methylomirabilota bacterium contains the following coding sequences:
- a CDS encoding alpha/beta hydrolase, translated as MPFRLPLDARLVRFLSEDGLRLEGRLRVGDPDRAVALCPPHPLYGGSMLTPVILTAEQAFQDAGYTTLAFNFRGVGRSEGTHGGGHAEEADVAGALAFLAETLGGRVAKLAVAGYSFGSAVGGRVAAADGRVAWYLGIAPTVGLGDFAFLRPARCR; from the coding sequence GTGCCCTTCCGGCTTCCCCTGGACGCCAGGCTCGTCCGCTTCCTCTCCGAGGACGGGCTGCGGCTCGAGGGCCGGCTCCGGGTCGGCGACCCCGACCGTGCCGTGGCGCTGTGCCCCCCGCATCCGCTCTACGGCGGCTCCATGCTCACGCCGGTCATCCTGACGGCGGAGCAGGCTTTCCAGGACGCCGGCTACACGACGCTGGCCTTCAACTTCCGGGGCGTCGGCCGGAGCGAAGGGACGCACGGGGGCGGACACGCCGAGGAGGCGGACGTCGCCGGAGCGCTCGCGTTCCTCGCGGAGACCCTGGGCGGTAGGGTGGCGAAGCTGGCCGTCGCAGGCTACTCGTTCGGCAGCGCGGTCGGGGGCCGGGTCGCGGCCGCCGACGGGCGCGTCGCCTGGTACCTCGGCATCGCCCCGACCGTGGGCCTCGGAGACTTCGCGTTCCTCCGGCCGGCCCGGTGCCG
- a CDS encoding 3-oxoacyl-ACP synthase III family protein, protein MKPFILNRYGRLVFPSNFFPELDFSIFETLEQFAAVIKRDFEEKAPTETDIVARVESRSYRGRYELLRDLALNLFWVNRYALTMYVKRPTRWRDVPRGRDDVFLPVYRPWEAAELSAAIEAGYRGLSPSWDAGTEDKVFSILLDVFRHKKGSGAELPPIKPTVAEILRDPRNLTYHLLDHDPDYPGYGHSDIIECAHEVPELEALLRQAMVLHNQYRWDRAKTRATEVGKLHDDDFVVVFQPRSDEVLQFIRRVNAGQRVRPRRPAPAPARPPVTPYPPVDVRKRFAVMPRLEALAIYKGERACTNDDLIRNAAYCWSPMTAEEISQKTGIRERRYTELDLDHISLLAAQQALDKCGRRPEEIGAVVFCSCTSVKMMPSVATWLSGQLGMFQTHASCDIVAACAGLPYGVAEAVRLLQEVERPVLVVCGEKFSDKIGTVRTSRMIFGDGAAALVVGPAPIGAPPDIEFFQTYASGPMSEVDSIIWPNPEFDNNITVYGPEVKALVKRYLFQMIGELRALPHPEGGEGSLMDAIELIVPHQANQTMVTSLAQSAGVAPGQLYFNIDRVGNTSSASIPIALHDAVREGVISRPMRIFGPGFGAGAVGGYVVLRFDPAIVA, encoded by the coding sequence ATGAAGCCGTTCATCCTGAACCGATACGGCCGCCTGGTCTTCCCGTCCAACTTCTTCCCGGAGCTCGACTTCTCGATCTTCGAGACCCTCGAGCAGTTCGCTGCCGTCATCAAGCGGGACTTCGAGGAGAAGGCGCCCACCGAGACGGACATCGTGGCGCGGGTCGAGTCCCGGAGCTATCGCGGGCGCTACGAGCTCTTGCGGGACCTCGCCCTCAACCTCTTCTGGGTGAACCGCTACGCGCTGACCATGTACGTGAAGCGCCCGACCCGCTGGCGGGACGTACCCCGGGGGCGGGATGACGTCTTCCTGCCGGTGTACCGCCCGTGGGAGGCGGCCGAGCTGAGCGCGGCGATCGAGGCCGGCTACCGCGGGCTGTCGCCCTCGTGGGACGCGGGGACGGAGGACAAGGTCTTCTCCATCCTCCTCGACGTGTTTCGTCACAAGAAGGGCTCCGGCGCGGAGCTTCCCCCCATCAAGCCCACCGTGGCCGAGATCCTCCGTGATCCCCGGAATCTCACCTATCACCTGCTCGACCACGATCCCGACTACCCGGGCTACGGTCACAGCGACATCATCGAGTGCGCCCACGAGGTGCCCGAGCTGGAGGCGCTCCTCCGCCAGGCGATGGTCCTCCACAACCAGTACCGGTGGGACCGGGCCAAGACCCGGGCCACCGAGGTGGGCAAGCTCCACGACGACGACTTCGTCGTGGTCTTCCAGCCGCGCAGCGACGAAGTTCTCCAGTTCATCCGGCGGGTGAACGCCGGGCAGCGGGTACGGCCCCGCCGGCCGGCCCCGGCCCCGGCGCGCCCGCCCGTCACGCCGTATCCCCCCGTGGACGTCCGCAAGCGGTTCGCCGTCATGCCGCGGCTCGAGGCCCTGGCCATCTACAAGGGCGAGCGCGCGTGCACCAACGACGATCTGATCCGCAACGCCGCCTACTGCTGGTCTCCGATGACGGCCGAGGAGATCTCCCAGAAGACCGGCATCCGCGAGCGGCGCTATACCGAGCTGGACCTCGACCACATCTCGCTCCTGGCGGCCCAGCAGGCCCTCGACAAGTGCGGACGCCGGCCCGAAGAGATCGGGGCGGTGGTGTTCTGCTCGTGCACCAGCGTCAAGATGATGCCGTCGGTCGCCACCTGGCTCTCCGGCCAGCTCGGCATGTTCCAGACCCACGCCTCCTGCGACATCGTGGCCGCCTGCGCCGGGCTGCCCTACGGGGTCGCCGAGGCCGTGCGGCTCCTCCAGGAGGTCGAGCGGCCGGTGCTCGTCGTGTGCGGCGAGAAGTTCTCCGACAAGATCGGGACGGTGCGGACGTCCCGGATGATCTTCGGCGACGGGGCGGCGGCGCTGGTGGTGGGCCCGGCTCCGATCGGCGCGCCGCCCGACATCGAGTTCTTCCAGACGTACGCCAGCGGTCCGATGAGCGAGGTCGACTCCATCATCTGGCCGAACCCCGAGTTCGACAACAACATCACCGTGTACGGCCCCGAGGTGAAGGCGCTCGTCAAGCGCTACCTCTTCCAGATGATCGGTGAGCTCCGCGCGCTGCCCCACCCGGAAGGCGGGGAAGGGTCACTCATGGACGCCATCGAGCTGATCGTGCCTCACCAGGCGAACCAGACCATGGTGACCAGTCTGGCCCAGTCGGCGGGAGTGGCGCCCGGGCAGCTCTACTTCAACATCGACCGGGTGGGCAACACGTCCTCGGCCAGCATTCCCATCGCGCTCCACGACGCGGTCCGGGAGGGCGTGATCTCGCGCCCGATGCGGATCTTCGGTCCGGGCTTCGGCGCCGGGGCCGTCGGGGGCTACGTGGTCCTGCGCTTCGACCCGGCCATCGTGGCGTAG
- a CDS encoding ABC transporter ATP-binding protein: MATLLDVRGLSTHFATRGGIVRAVDDVSWDVEEGETVALVGESGCGKSVSALSIMRLIPGPGGRIVGGQVCFKGRDLLALSEEEMRRVRGREIAMIFQEPMTSLNPVLSIGRQLTEGLEIHLRMPVAEARRRAVELLALVGIPDPERRLAQYPHQFSGGMRQRMMIAMALACNPSLILADEPTTALDVTIQAQILQLMKDLSRRLSVAMLMITHNLGVVARYADRVNVMYAGKIVERGSARELYANPRHPYTLGLLRSVPRLDEPRRERLQPIEGQPPDLTRLPPGCAFTARCAFRVERCPVDRPPLRPIGADRHLSACWEAERLAGRAEAVAR, from the coding sequence ATGGCTACGCTTCTCGACGTTCGAGGGCTGAGCACTCACTTCGCCACCCGAGGCGGCATCGTCCGCGCGGTGGACGACGTGTCGTGGGACGTCGAGGAGGGCGAGACGGTCGCCCTGGTCGGCGAGTCGGGATGCGGCAAGAGCGTCAGCGCGCTCTCGATCATGCGCCTGATCCCGGGCCCGGGCGGGCGGATCGTCGGCGGTCAGGTCTGCTTCAAGGGCCGCGATCTCCTGGCCCTCTCCGAGGAGGAGATGCGACGCGTCCGGGGCCGCGAGATCGCCATGATCTTCCAGGAGCCGATGACCTCGCTCAACCCGGTGCTCTCGATCGGCCGTCAGCTCACCGAGGGCCTCGAGATCCACCTGAGGATGCCGGTCGCCGAGGCCCGCCGCCGCGCCGTGGAGCTGCTGGCCCTGGTCGGCATCCCGGATCCCGAGCGCCGCCTCGCCCAGTATCCGCACCAGTTCAGCGGCGGCATGCGGCAACGGATGATGATCGCCATGGCGCTGGCCTGTAACCCCTCGCTGATCCTGGCCGACGAGCCGACCACGGCGCTGGACGTCACCATCCAGGCGCAGATCCTCCAGCTCATGAAGGACCTCTCCCGCCGGCTGAGCGTGGCCATGCTCATGATCACGCACAACCTCGGCGTGGTCGCCCGGTACGCGGACCGGGTCAACGTCATGTACGCGGGGAAGATCGTCGAGCGCGGAAGCGCCCGCGAGCTCTACGCGAACCCCCGGCATCCCTACACGCTCGGCCTGCTCCGCTCGGTCCCGCGGCTGGACGAGCCCCGGCGGGAGCGCCTCCAGCCGATCGAAGGGCAGCCGCCCGACCTCACCCGCCTGCCACCGGGCTGCGCCTTCACGGCCCGCTGCGCCTTCCGCGTGGAGCGGTGCCCGGTCGACCGGCCCCCGCTGCGCCCCATCGGCGCCGACCGGCACCTGAGCGCCTGCTGGGAGGCCGAGCGCCTCGCCGGACGGGCCGAGGCGGTGGCGCGGTGA
- a CDS encoding dipeptide ABC transporter ATP-binding protein gives MIEGTDVLLEVRDLVKHFPIGGGLFGGPRALIRAVDGVSFAIRRGETLGLVGESGCGKTTTGRCILQLERPTSGAVVFEGRELSGLGPAELRRVRRRLQVIFQDPYSSLNPRMTVGQILAEPLAVHRIVTDPAARAARVRALLSHVGLLPQHADRYPHQLSGGQRQRVGIARALAMEPSLIVCDEPVSALDVSIQAQIINLLEDLQAEFGLTYLFIAHDLSVVRHISDRVAVMYLGKIVELADRKALYDDPLHPYTRALLAAVPIPDPVLEAQRERLVLRGEVPSPLNPPSGCVFHPRCPIAIDRCRAVLPELREIKPGHWAACILA, from the coding sequence GTGATCGAGGGGACGGATGTCCTCCTCGAGGTGCGCGATCTGGTCAAGCACTTCCCCATCGGCGGCGGGCTCTTCGGCGGGCCCCGGGCGCTGATCCGCGCGGTCGACGGGGTCAGCTTCGCGATCCGGCGCGGCGAGACCCTCGGCCTCGTCGGCGAGTCCGGGTGCGGCAAGACCACCACGGGCCGGTGCATTCTTCAGCTGGAGCGGCCGACGAGCGGCGCCGTCGTCTTCGAGGGCCGCGAGCTCAGCGGGCTCGGTCCGGCCGAGCTGCGGCGCGTGCGCCGCCGCCTGCAGGTGATCTTCCAGGATCCCTACAGCTCGCTGAACCCCCGCATGACGGTGGGCCAGATCCTCGCCGAGCCCCTGGCCGTCCACCGGATCGTCACCGACCCCGCCGCCCGGGCCGCGCGCGTCCGCGCGCTCCTCTCCCACGTCGGGCTCCTCCCGCAGCACGCCGACCGCTACCCCCACCAGCTCTCCGGTGGGCAGCGGCAGCGCGTCGGTATCGCCCGGGCGCTGGCGATGGAGCCGTCCCTCATCGTCTGCGACGAGCCGGTGTCGGCGCTCGACGTCTCCATCCAGGCGCAGATCATCAACCTGCTCGAGGACCTGCAGGCCGAGTTCGGCCTGACCTACCTCTTCATCGCCCACGACCTGTCGGTCGTCCGCCACATCTCGGACCGGGTCGCCGTGATGTACCTCGGCAAGATCGTCGAGCTGGCCGACCGCAAGGCGCTCTACGACGATCCCCTCCATCCCTACACCCGGGCGTTGCTCGCGGCCGTGCCCATCCCGGACCCCGTGCTCGAGGCGCAGCGAGAACGCCTCGTGCTCCGGGGGGAGGTGCCGAGTCCGCTCAATCCCCCTTCGGGCTGCGTGTTCCACCCGCGGTGCCCGATCGCCATCGACCGCTGCCGCGCGGTGCTACCAGAGCTCCGGGAGATCAAGCCCGGGCACTGGGCGGCCTGCATCCTGGCATGA
- a CDS encoding ABC transporter substrate-binding protein, with protein MGRLASLVLTLGLVTAFPAAAQTPRTGGELIFVVPAEPPSYDAHRENTFALIHPAAPHYSTLLRTDPADKTGTRIIGDLAESWTISKDGRTYTLKLRRGVKFHDGSELTSKDVKASYDKIINPPAGLASARKGEYIDVEAVQAPDPSTIVFRLKWPSGSFLSSLASPWNWIYKADLLAKDPRWYEKNVMGTGPFSFVEHVKGSHWIGKKNPNYWDKGKPYLDGYRGIFIRDSAAQVAAIRGERAMIQFRGFSPAERDTLVQALGPKLTVQESPWDCGLWVVPNQRKKPFDDKRVRRALTLAMDRYQGSQALSKIAIVKEVAGVMVPGTPFATPPAELEKLAGYGRDIPKSRAEAKRLLKEAGVPDGFALTLLNRGVPMPYEPIGVWLIDQWRQVGLNVKQDIVETAKYFNDMRGGNFDVAVDFQCGYIVEPDLDIYKFQSKEISQENYGGYTDKTLDELYQRQSRAIDPEERKKLIREFERRLLDEEAHYLATLQWHRIVPHSAKVRGWTITPSHYLDQQLDTVWLAE; from the coding sequence ATGGGCCGACTGGCATCCCTGGTCCTGACCCTGGGCCTCGTGACGGCGTTCCCGGCCGCGGCCCAGACGCCGCGGACCGGCGGCGAGCTGATCTTCGTCGTCCCCGCCGAGCCGCCGTCCTACGACGCCCACCGGGAAAACACCTTCGCCTTGATCCACCCGGCGGCTCCGCACTACAGCACGCTGCTCCGCACCGACCCGGCCGACAAGACGGGGACCAGGATCATCGGGGACCTCGCCGAGTCCTGGACGATCTCGAAGGACGGTCGCACCTACACGCTCAAGCTGCGCCGCGGGGTCAAGTTCCACGACGGGAGCGAGCTGACGTCGAAGGACGTCAAGGCGAGCTACGACAAGATCATCAACCCGCCGGCCGGCCTGGCGTCCGCCCGCAAGGGGGAGTACATCGACGTCGAGGCGGTGCAGGCTCCCGACCCCTCCACGATCGTCTTCCGGCTGAAGTGGCCGTCGGGCTCGTTCCTCTCTTCCCTCGCCTCGCCCTGGAACTGGATCTACAAGGCCGATCTCCTGGCCAAGGACCCCCGCTGGTACGAGAAGAACGTCATGGGCACCGGGCCCTTCTCGTTCGTCGAGCACGTGAAGGGCTCCCACTGGATCGGCAAGAAGAACCCCAACTACTGGGACAAGGGCAAGCCCTACCTCGACGGCTACCGCGGCATCTTCATCCGCGATTCGGCCGCCCAGGTGGCGGCCATCCGCGGCGAGCGGGCCATGATCCAGTTCCGCGGCTTCTCGCCGGCTGAGCGCGACACGCTCGTCCAGGCCCTGGGGCCGAAGCTCACCGTCCAGGAGAGTCCCTGGGACTGCGGGCTGTGGGTCGTCCCCAACCAGCGGAAGAAGCCCTTCGACGACAAGCGCGTCCGCCGCGCCCTCACCCTGGCCATGGACCGCTACCAGGGCTCCCAGGCGCTCTCGAAGATCGCCATCGTCAAGGAGGTGGCCGGGGTGATGGTCCCCGGCACGCCCTTCGCCACGCCGCCGGCCGAGCTGGAAAAGCTGGCCGGGTACGGGCGCGACATCCCGAAGTCACGGGCCGAGGCCAAGCGGCTCCTCAAAGAAGCCGGCGTGCCCGACGGGTTCGCCCTCACCCTCCTCAACCGGGGGGTCCCGATGCCCTACGAGCCCATCGGCGTCTGGCTCATCGACCAGTGGCGGCAGGTGGGCCTCAACGTCAAGCAGGACATCGTCGAGACCGCGAAGTACTTCAACGACATGCGGGGCGGGAACTTCGACGTCGCCGTCGATTTCCAGTGCGGGTACATCGTCGAGCCCGATCTCGACATCTACAAGTTCCAGTCGAAGGAGATCAGCCAGGAGAACTACGGCGGCTACACGGACAAGACGCTCGACGAGCTCTACCAGAGGCAGAGCCGGGCGATCGATCCCGAGGAGCGGAAGAAGCTGATCCGGGAGTTCGAGCGGCGCCTCCTCGACGAGGAGGCCCACTACCTCGCCACGCTCCAGTGGCACCGGATCGTTCCCCACAGCGCGAAGGTCCGGGGCTGGACGATCACGCCGAGCCACTATCTCGACCAGCAGCTCGACACCGTGTGGCTCGCCGAGTAG
- a CDS encoding ABC transporter substrate-binding protein — protein sequence MRRPSAVLLILVALVTSTGPAAWGQEKPRPGGELLFVVPAEPPSYDAHRENTFALLHPAAPHYNTLLRIDPFDQSGTRVVGDLAESWTISRDGLTYTFRLRPGVRFHDGSLLTARDVKATYDKIVFPPPTVASLRKGAYRVVEAVEAPDSQTVRFRVKWPESSFLANLASPFNWIYKADVLEKDPRWYETNILGTGPFKFVEYVKGSHWVGKKNPDYWDKGKPYLDGYRAIFVRDAAAQVAAIRGERALIQFRGFSPAERDSLVQALGPKIAVQESPWNCITLVAMNHERRPFGDRRVRRALTLALDRWEGSRALSRVAIVRDVAGIQVPGTPWATPPEELGKLAGYGRDIPAARAEARRLLKEAGAEGLSFTLKNRAVPMPYEAMGIWLIDQWRQIGVAVKHEVIELAGHYNVLRAGDFDVAIDFQCNFMVEPDLDLSMFQSFDLATKNYGRYKDPALDDLYLRQARATDPEERKRHLRAFERRLLDEEAHYIFTLQWHRIIPHHARVRGWTITPSHFLNQQLDTVWLSE from the coding sequence ATGCGACGCCCCTCCGCGGTCCTCCTCATCCTCGTCGCGCTGGTGACGTCCACCGGCCCGGCGGCCTGGGGGCAGGAGAAGCCGCGCCCCGGGGGCGAGCTCCTCTTCGTGGTCCCGGCCGAGCCGCCCTCGTACGACGCCCACCGGGAGAACACCTTCGCCCTCCTCCACCCGGCCGCGCCCCACTACAACACCCTGCTGCGGATCGATCCGTTCGATCAGAGCGGCACCCGGGTCGTCGGAGACCTGGCCGAGTCGTGGACCATCTCGCGGGACGGTCTCACGTATACGTTCCGCCTTCGTCCCGGCGTGCGCTTCCACGACGGGAGTCTCCTCACCGCCCGAGACGTGAAGGCGACCTACGACAAGATCGTCTTCCCGCCCCCCACCGTGGCCTCGCTCCGCAAGGGCGCCTACCGGGTCGTGGAGGCGGTGGAGGCGCCCGACTCCCAGACCGTGCGCTTCCGGGTGAAATGGCCGGAATCCTCCTTCCTGGCCAACCTCGCCTCGCCGTTCAACTGGATCTACAAGGCCGACGTGCTGGAGAAGGACCCCCGCTGGTACGAGACGAACATCCTCGGGACCGGCCCGTTCAAGTTCGTCGAGTACGTGAAAGGATCCCACTGGGTGGGGAAGAAGAATCCCGACTACTGGGACAAGGGCAAGCCCTATCTCGACGGCTACCGCGCCATCTTCGTCCGCGACGCGGCGGCCCAGGTGGCCGCCATCCGCGGCGAGCGGGCCCTCATCCAGTTCCGGGGCTTCTCCCCGGCCGAGCGGGACAGCCTGGTCCAGGCGCTGGGGCCGAAGATCGCCGTCCAGGAGAGCCCCTGGAACTGCATTACCCTGGTGGCCATGAACCACGAGCGGAGGCCCTTCGGCGACCGGCGGGTGCGCCGGGCCCTGACCCTGGCCCTGGACCGCTGGGAGGGTTCCCGCGCGCTCTCCCGCGTCGCCATCGTCCGCGACGTCGCCGGGATCCAGGTGCCGGGCACGCCGTGGGCGACGCCTCCGGAAGAGCTCGGGAAGCTCGCCGGCTACGGGCGCGACATCCCGGCTGCCCGGGCGGAAGCCCGGCGGCTGCTCAAGGAGGCCGGGGCGGAGGGGCTGTCGTTCACGCTGAAGAACCGCGCCGTGCCCATGCCCTACGAGGCGATGGGCATCTGGCTGATCGACCAGTGGCGGCAGATCGGCGTGGCCGTGAAGCACGAGGTGATCGAGCTGGCCGGCCACTACAACGTGCTGCGGGCCGGTGACTTCGACGTGGCGATCGACTTCCAGTGCAACTTCATGGTCGAGCCGGACCTCGACCTCAGCATGTTCCAGTCGTTCGACCTCGCCACCAAGAACTACGGCCGCTACAAGGACCCCGCGCTCGACGACCTCTATCTCCGCCAGGCCCGGGCCACCGATCCGGAGGAGCGCAAACGCCACCTGCGCGCCTTCGAGCGGCGGCTCCTCGACGAGGAGGCCCACTACATCTTCACGCTGCAATGGCACCGGATCATCCCCCACCATGCCAGGGTGCGGGGATGGACCATCACGCCCAGCCACTTCCTGAATCAGCAGCTCGACACCGTCTGGTTGTCGGAATGA
- a CDS encoding ABC transporter substrate-binding protein: MRRPLVLLTAFGILLALVTAAGPPPGAQEKPRAGGTLVFVVPSEPPSYDAHQEETFGVIHPMAPHYSTLLRVDPFDKTGTKPAGDLAESWTIAKDGLTYTFKLRRGVKFHDGSEMTSKDVKASYDKIIFPTADMKSLRKHAYESVQAVEAPDPSTVVFRLKWPESSFLLNLASPWNWIYKADLLAKDVHWYEKNVMGTGPFTFVEHVRGSHWVGKKNPTYWDKGKPYLDGYRAIFVKDSAAQVAAVRGERALIQFRGFSPAERDSITQALGPRITVQESPWDCVLMVAMNHEKKPFDDKRVRRALTLALDRYQGSQALSKIAIVKEVAGIQVPGTPYATPPAELEKLAGYGRDIARSRAEAKRLLKEAGVPDGFSFTFKNRGIPMPYEPLGVWLIDQWRQIGLNIRQEVIEASAYHPMLKRGDFEVAMDFQCGFIVEPDLDLVRFVSTSDANYGRHKDTAIDDLFQQQARTADPEERKKLIRRLEKRLLDEEVHVFYTLQWHRIIPHSARLRGWTITPSHYLNNQLDTVWLTE; encoded by the coding sequence ATGCGACGCCCACTAGTGCTGCTCACCGCGTTCGGCATCCTCCTCGCCCTGGTCACCGCCGCCGGCCCACCGCCGGGGGCCCAGGAGAAGCCCCGCGCCGGGGGCACGCTGGTCTTCGTGGTGCCCTCGGAGCCGCCTTCCTACGACGCGCACCAGGAAGAGACGTTTGGGGTCATCCATCCCATGGCCCCGCACTACAGCACGCTGCTGCGCGTCGACCCCTTCGACAAGACGGGCACCAAGCCAGCCGGGGACCTCGCCGAGTCGTGGACGATCGCCAAAGACGGCCTCACCTACACCTTCAAGCTCCGGCGGGGGGTGAAGTTCCACGATGGGAGCGAGATGACGTCGAAGGATGTCAAGGCCTCCTACGACAAGATCATCTTCCCGACGGCCGACATGAAGTCGCTGCGCAAGCACGCCTACGAGTCGGTGCAAGCCGTCGAGGCCCCCGACCCCTCCACCGTCGTCTTCCGGCTGAAGTGGCCGGAGTCGTCGTTCCTGCTGAACCTGGCGTCGCCCTGGAACTGGATCTACAAGGCCGATCTCCTGGCCAAGGACGTGCACTGGTACGAGAAGAACGTGATGGGCACCGGCCCCTTCACGTTCGTGGAGCACGTCCGCGGGTCCCACTGGGTCGGCAAGAAGAACCCCACCTACTGGGACAAGGGCAAGCCGTACCTCGACGGCTACCGGGCGATCTTCGTCAAGGATTCGGCCGCCCAGGTCGCCGCCGTCCGCGGCGAGCGGGCTCTCATCCAGTTCCGGGGGTTCTCGCCGGCCGAGCGGGACAGCATCACCCAGGCGCTTGGCCCTCGGATCACCGTCCAGGAGAGCCCCTGGGACTGCGTGCTGATGGTCGCCATGAACCACGAGAAGAAGCCGTTCGACGACAAGCGCGTGCGCCGGGCCCTGACCCTGGCCCTCGACCGCTACCAGGGGTCCCAGGCGCTGTCCAAGATCGCCATCGTCAAGGAGGTGGCCGGCATCCAGGTGCCCGGAACCCCCTACGCGACCCCGCCCGCCGAGCTGGAAAAGCTGGCCGGCTACGGCCGGGACATCGCCAGGTCGCGGGCGGAGGCCAAGCGGCTCCTCAAGGAGGCCGGGGTCCCCGACGGCTTCAGCTTCACCTTCAAGAACCGCGGCATCCCCATGCCCTACGAGCCGCTGGGCGTGTGGCTGATCGACCAGTGGCGGCAGATCGGTCTCAACATCAGGCAGGAGGTCATCGAGGCCTCGGCCTACCATCCCATGCTCAAGCGGGGCGACTTCGAGGTGGCCATGGACTTCCAGTGCGGCTTCATCGTCGAGCCCGACCTGGACCTGGTGCGCTTCGTGTCCACCTCCGACGCCAACTACGGCCGCCACAAGGACACGGCGATCGACGACCTCTTCCAGCAGCAGGCGCGGACAGCCGACCCCGAGGAGCGCAAGAAGCTCATCCGGCGGCTCGAGAAGCGGCTGCTGGACGAGGAGGTGCACGTCTTCTACACGCTGCAGTGGCACCGGATCATCCCGCACAGCGCGCGACTCCGGGGCTGGACCATCACGCCCAGCCACTACCTGAACAACCAGCTCGACACCGTGTGGCTGACCGAGTGA